In the Afipia sp. GAS231 genome, CTTTTCCATCGTGGCGCCGGGCGTCATGTCCTTGATCTCCCGAAGAAACGGTATGCTGCGCTCGATCAGTTCCTCACGATGTCCCATCGTCGTTCTCCTGCTTTACCCGTTGATACCCAACCAACCCAATGATCTGCGCTAGCCGTCGAAACCGATGAATTTCGCAAACTCGCCGACCGGCGCTTTCGGCATCAGGCTGCCCGCGTTCGCCAACGCCTGTTCGGCGAAACCGAGCGACATGCCGCAGACCACCATTTCTTCGTCCGGTATCTGCAGCAGCTCCCGGAGCACGGCGTGGTATTTCGCGAAGGTCTCTTGAGGACAGGTCTGCAACCCGCGTGCGCCGGCGGCAAGCATCACGTTCTGCACGAACATTCCGAGATCGAGCCAGCTTCCGATCTGCAGGCGGCGGTCGATGGTGAAGATCAGGCCCAGCGGCGCGCCAAAGAACAGGTAGTTCTTCGCGGTCTGCCCGGCGCGGCCGGCTTGGTCCGATTGCGCAATTCCGAGCGCCCCGTAAAACAGCCGGCCAAACTGTTCGCGCCGCGACAAATAAGGCTCCGGCAATTGCGGCGCATAGTACTGGTATTCCGACTGATGCTGGTGGCGCGCCTCATGGTGCGCCTTCAGGAGCGCGCGCGAAACGTTATCCTTCTCGGCACCCGCCAGCACATAAGCGCGCCACGGCTGAATGTTCGCCCCACTCGGTGCGAACCTCGCCACGTCGAGAATGTCCTCGACCGTCTGCTTCGACACCGGGCGGCTCGAAAATGCCCGGCTTGCAAACCGCTGCTTGATGACGCTGTCGACGGCCTCCCGACGAAAATCGTCGTCGCCACGTGATGCAGCCGGAACAGCTACTTTCCGCTCAACAGAGGACATCCGCCCGTCTCCTGAGGTTTGAAAGCTTCGTCACCCGGAATCGTCGCCAGGTATTTGTAATAGTCGAACTTGTATTTGGACTCTTCCGGCGACTTCACCCTGAACAGATACATGTCTCGCACCAGACGGCCGTCCGGGCGGATCCTGCCGTTCTTGGTCATGAAGTCGTTGACCGGCAACTCCCGCATCCGGCCCGCCACCGTCGGCCCGTCCACCGTGCCGACACTCTGGACCGCTTTCAGATAGTGCATCACGGCGCCGTAAGTGCCTGCGTGAATCATGGTCGGCACCTTCTGCGTTCGCTCGATGAAGCGCTTTGACCAGGCTCGCGTCTCGTCGTTCAGATCCCAGTAGAACGCCGAGCTCAGGATCAGGCCCTGGGCACTCGACAATCCCAGACTGTGAATGTCGGCGATGAACACCAGAAGACCGACCAGCTTCTGCTTCCCCGTGACTCCGAATTCGCTGGCCTGCTTGACGGCGTTGATGAAATCGCCCCCCGCATCCGCCAGGGCAATGGCATCTGCCTGCGACGACTGGGCCTGCAGCAGGAAGGACGAGAAGTCCGAGGTGTTGATCGGATGCTTGACCGCACCGACCACACTGCCACCTTGAGCGGCGATCACCGCCCGACTATCCGCCTCGAGCTGGGCGCCGAAAGCGTAGTCCGCCGTCAGGAAATACCAACTCTTGACGCCGAGCTTCGAGACGGCCTTCGTCGTTGCCTGCGACAGGGCGTAGGTGTCGTACGTCCAGTGGATCCCTGTCGGCGAGCATTCCTCACCGGTCAGGCGTGAGGTCGCCGCACCGGTCGCAAGAAACAGCTTCTTCCTGTCGCGAGTGATGCCCTGGACCGCCAGCGCCACCGCGGAATTTGGAACATCGAGAATCACCTCGACGGCTTCATTGTCGATCCACCGCCGCGCCGTCGCGCCGCCGACGTCGGCCTTGTTCTGGTGATCTCCCGAGACCAGTTCGATCTTTCGTCCAAGGACGGCACCCCCGAAGTCCTCGATCGCCATCTGGGCGGCCACGACCGAGCCCGGACCGCCGTTGTCGGCATAAAGCGAGGACATATCGGTGAGAACGCCGAGTTTCAGCGGCCCGGTCTGCGCATCGGCCTCCCGCATTCCACTGAGCGAAGCGGCAAGGATGGCAAGAACGGCAACCGCCCTGACTGCTCTGGCACTGCGTGCTTCCGCTGACATCGTCGCTCCCTCGGTTGTCGGCTTCCGGTATTCCCGGAATCCGCCCCTTGCGGAAGTGAAACTCTTTCAAGGTCGGAATGCGCCGGGTTCAGTTCGCCCGAAATGCGCGCAGAACCAGCACGGTAACGGGCACTCAGCGGTTAGCTCGGGCATGACATTGGGGCCGACCCGATGTAGCTCTATGCCCTGTGCCACTCGAGTGTCCTTCCCGGACGCTGCAAGATGGACGTTTGCGCGATGTCTGCTTCATGACCGTGTCATTCAGCACTATCGATCTGAACCTGCTTCGCGTTTTCGACGCGGTCATGGAGGACCGCAGCGTTCTGCGCGCAAGCCAGCGGGTCTTCCTCAGCCAATCCGCCGTCAGCCATTCGCTCGCCCGTCTGAGGGAAATGCTCGACGACGAACTGTTCGTCCGCACCTCCGCAGGCATGCAGCCGACCGCCCGCGCGCGCGCCATGGCGCCGCTGGTCCGCGAGGCCCTGAAAACACTGGAAGCGGCGATCGGACCGCCGAAGTTCGACCCGGGCAGTTCGACCAAGACATTTACGATCGCCGCGAACGACTTCACGACGGCGATCGTGGCGCCGCACCTGCTTCGGATTCTCAAGGCCGAGGCCCCTTCCGTCGATATCGTCATCAAACCGGTCACCCGCATCGACTTGGCGGAGCAGATCGACCTCGGCCGAATTGACGCCGCCATCGGGACGTTCTCCGGCGCGCCGCAACGCTTCAACTCCAACCTGCTGTTTGAATACGACGATGTCCTGATCGCGGGCCGGGCGTTTGAGACCATGACGATCGAGCACCTCTCTCGCCTCTCGATCGTGGTGGTATCGTTCGGCGGCGAGCAGGAAGGCGCCATCGACGGCTTCATTTCGGAGCGTGGACTGGCGCGAAGGTCGGAGATGTACGACCGCCGCGCGTTCGAACGCGCATTTGCGGCATCCGAACGCTTACCGCGGCTCGCGGTTTCACTGCCGCATTTCCTGGCGCTTCCGTCGCTCCTCGAAGGGTCTGATCTCGCGGCCATCGTGCCACGCCCGTTGGCCGATTCTTTCGCGCGCAACCATTCGATTTCGATCTACGAACTGCCCTACCCCACGGCCCGTCTGGAAGTGCGCTCGTTGTGGCACGAGCGGCACGAAGGCGAGGCCTCTCAGGAGTGGCTGCACGGCATCATGCGGCGCGCAACCGAACACCTCCCAATCGGCTCGATCAAGGGCGGCCTCGCCTGACCAGGCGGCGGCGACCGTCATTCCGGGGCG is a window encoding:
- a CDS encoding nitroreductase — translated: MSSVERKVAVPAASRGDDDFRREAVDSVIKQRFASRAFSSRPVSKQTVEDILDVARFAPSGANIQPWRAYVLAGAEKDNVSRALLKAHHEARHQHQSEYQYYAPQLPEPYLSRREQFGRLFYGALGIAQSDQAGRAGQTAKNYLFFGAPLGLIFTIDRRLQIGSWLDLGMFVQNVMLAAGARGLQTCPQETFAKYHAVLRELLQIPDEEMVVCGMSLGFAEQALANAGSLMPKAPVGEFAKFIGFDG
- a CDS encoding ABC transporter substrate-binding protein → MSAEARSARAVRAVAVLAILAASLSGMREADAQTGPLKLGVLTDMSSLYADNGGPGSVVAAQMAIEDFGGAVLGRKIELVSGDHQNKADVGGATARRWIDNEAVEVILDVPNSAVALAVQGITRDRKKLFLATGAATSRLTGEECSPTGIHWTYDTYALSQATTKAVSKLGVKSWYFLTADYAFGAQLEADSRAVIAAQGGSVVGAVKHPINTSDFSSFLLQAQSSQADAIALADAGGDFINAVKQASEFGVTGKQKLVGLLVFIADIHSLGLSSAQGLILSSAFYWDLNDETRAWSKRFIERTQKVPTMIHAGTYGAVMHYLKAVQSVGTVDGPTVAGRMRELPVNDFMTKNGRIRPDGRLVRDMYLFRVKSPEESKYKFDYYKYLATIPGDEAFKPQETGGCPLLSGK
- a CDS encoding LysR family transcriptional regulator, with the protein product MTVSFSTIDLNLLRVFDAVMEDRSVLRASQRVFLSQSAVSHSLARLREMLDDELFVRTSAGMQPTARARAMAPLVREALKTLEAAIGPPKFDPGSSTKTFTIAANDFTTAIVAPHLLRILKAEAPSVDIVIKPVTRIDLAEQIDLGRIDAAIGTFSGAPQRFNSNLLFEYDDVLIAGRAFETMTIEHLSRLSIVVVSFGGEQEGAIDGFISERGLARRSEMYDRRAFERAFAASERLPRLAVSLPHFLALPSLLEGSDLAAIVPRPLADSFARNHSISIYELPYPTARLEVRSLWHERHEGEASQEWLHGIMRRATEHLPIGSIKGGLA